A genomic segment from Torulaspora delbrueckii CBS 1146 chromosome 3, complete genome encodes:
- the MAM1 gene encoding Mam1p (similar to Saccharomyces cerevisiae MAM1 (YER106W); ancestral locus Anc_7.402) has product MRPKNETRRLRSGSLVIKDANAISNAHSDRKRKVPSSFDGYGKENNILDDIAVEAPSEAELTVILESNFEAQLNPRNLTVLQKEILNNESNNISCGHSLCSGDHRHQVQLRLWLFIRDGIIADGHSNFRSLCYYDQVYKRVDPNWIMHIEPISSEKIPQGYEDFPIQQLSIPTIEINHITQEPRIQDLQVDIGDVLENEHTRIPSSLLAKRNLKSIFDQTPIKAEKILSQGSTSSSEDLREELIAPNEKRCTIFKRLGIMGGLDIPRLPGS; this is encoded by the coding sequence ATGAGACCGAAGAATGAAACCAGGAGGTTGAGAAGCGGGAGCTTAGTGATAAAGGATGCCAATGCCATTTCTAACGCGCATTCAGACCGGAAGAGAAAGGTGCCGTCATCTTTTGATGGTTATGGTAAGGAAAACAACATTTTAGATGACATTGCCGTGGAAGCTCCATCTGAGGCAGAATTGACAGTGATCCTCGAAAGTAATTTTGAAGCACAATTGAATCCCAGAAATTTGACAGTCTTGCAGAAggagattttgaacaatgaGTCTAATAATATTAGCTGTGGTCATTCTTTATGTAGTGGTGACCATAGGCATCAAGTACAACTTCGTCTGTGGCTTTTTATTCGAGATGGAATAATAGCAGACGGCCACTCCAATTTCAGATCTCTTTGCTACTATGACCAGGTTTACAAAAGAGTCGATCCAAATTGGATCATGCACATAGAACCAATCTCCAGCGAAAAGATACCCCAAGGCTATGAAGATTTTCCGATCCAGCAGTTATCGATACCCACCATAGAAATAAATCACATCACCCAGGAGCCGCGCATACAGGATTTACAAGTTGATATCGGAGACGTCCTAGAAAATGAGCACACCAGAATCCCATCAAGTCTCCTCGCTAAGAGGAATTTAAAGTCCATCTTTGATCAAACTCCCAttaaagctgaaaagatcttATCACAGGGGTCCACATCTAGTTCCGAGGATTTACGAGAAGAGTTAATTGCTCCTAATGAGAAGAGATGCacaattttcaagagacTGGGTATCATGGGAGGGCTTGATATCCCCAGGCTTCCGGGTTCATAA
- the NUP170 gene encoding Nup170p (similar to Saccharomyces cerevisiae NUP170 (YBL079W) and NUP157 (YER105C); ancestral locus Anc_7.401): MYSTPLKSRIDYNNGPFAGLSQTVSQNNANIAGNNNAKGDILPSLSSQTSQIAQGAGINGGASLAPDLSIVDEHLRVTSLGTTKPLELASQYIDHLERRDGSSPVLDERSYYNNGVNYNFSKEIGGLGAFTPFERQQVISIPDEILKEASKTEIKSDMGIFPEISRCWITIDNKLILWNIKDSTDYQSIDEIKHTILKVALVKPKQSTFVDYINHLLLIATPFDIYLLAISHNEETGELSVFNTGMCVSVHGLDVGEIVCYEKTGQIFFTGKTNGLNIWGLQYSGSDDWFNSKCSKICLTQSAWSSLLPTNLITKIPGSGFMQSFFEEDSKYAQETILQLTVDQSRGIIYSLSSKSNVKAYLINGNSLEGPMSIEPAYIRRIIGTTTARGAAILGPKFLKISRIVPVTQQENHNLFFVAITIGGVRLYFNGSLGRSGIEALRLESIKFPPSSVTPEVIQQELQSQQLEQQKKGLRFYSNLNTSESVLLKFQKKSSVLLETTSASTIISPGVFFSAIAKAPPAQDKQNGLNVNSSQTLNQATQHKLYVSVPDYGILKNHGRYIENCTLLDTTGTIKQIATLTPTFNATQKPEGYANQFATQYNAENMRVAVLTNNALEIYRYRTPDEVFESLIDNPLPFLINYGVPEACSTALFVTCKLNKSEMLRSAALTFFTVGIPGIIDIKPKYNKYMVSTVSSLFKKPSIEATPRKTLSGALQDASTTATSLVADPRANFSLDDVTLSPRFYGIALLITRLFRDIWGKQIFLNNDEVNSKATTKDKNLITGISISKSDVEYYLSSITILNEFFSTYGSSLTVVYPLSSSELGGKSVDKSEEVANQAENIAINSLIKLIQSIMEALSFLNVLYEESEVEGFEQQYIAFEDIIKFLTREVQTDLTKLKFKDLFAPNEDTRVLVREILSSIINRNITRGASIEYTATALQERCGSFCSSSDILGFRAIEHLRKAKEIGLRDYETLRYHLNNAIKLFERIVDDLSFDKLKEAVSIMLELNYFPKTIGFLLNIANAVDKAKLAYQYVADGCLEHDGRKVYYDKRLVVYDLVFETLVMVDNLAAKETSNVSGNLSVANEMSALREESYSVALTYDDKLFHYKLYDWLVSQKCEDKLLQLDTEFVLPYLREKSKSSLEISNLLWVYLSKRSKFFEAAEILYSLAGSDFKLKLGERIECLSRANGFCNGVCAPSHKQRMVQLATMIQEIFDVAAVQDDLLSLVATDNRIDSTTKVDLMNQLDGKVLPVSDLFNDFAVPLGYYEVCLVIFKVSDFRNQEEIKAKWDELFESLKKELNGGNKLDESTNFINLLSNVVIKVGKQIHTSEFVFPISDLFTTISNLFYEALPQDHIQKGSIASIFLSAGVPYGKLYYILKDLIETSDSPYTLYKSEMVWLLKEWYKCDRKIRDIITYDEVSDLDDYNIDTDPVEKYMKRTGNSI; encoded by the coding sequence ATGTATTCTACTCCTCTTAAAAGCAGAATTGACTATAATAACGGACCTTTTGCTGGTCTGTCACAGACAGTTTCGCAGAATAACGCGAACATTGCTGGAAATAACAATGCAAAAGGGGACATCTTACCGAGTCTGAGTTCTCAGACGAGCCAAATAGCTCAAGGAGCCGGAATTAATGGCGGTGCATCGTTGGCTCCTGACCTTTCCATAGTTGATGAACATTTACGAGTCACTAGTCTCGGTACTACGAAACCATTGGAATTGGCCAGTCAGTACATTGACCACTTAGAACGCCGAGATGGAAGTTCACCTGTTTTGGATGAACGCTCCTATTACAATAATGGTGTGAATTACAATTTTAGTAAGGAGATAGGTGGCCTGGGAGCCTTTACGCCATTTGAGAGACAGCAGGTTATAAGCATTCCGgatgagatcttgaaagaggcTTCCAAGACAGAGATAAAGAGTGATATGGGTATATTTCCGGAGATAAGCCGTTGTTGGATTACCATTGACAACAAACTAATTCTTTGGAACATAAAGGATAGCACAGATTACCAATCgatcgatgagatcaagcaCACCATTTTAAAAGTAGCCTTGGTCAAACCGAAGCAAAGTACTTTTGTTGACTACATTAATCATTTACTACTCATCGCAACACCTTTCGACATCTATCTATTGGCCATCTCTCATAATGAGGAAACTGGTGAACTAAGTGTTTTTAACACAGGTATGTGCGTTTCTGTCCATGGACTAGATGTAGGAGAAATTGTATGTTACGAAAAGACAGGACAAATTTTCTTTACAGGGAAGACTAATGGACTGAATATATGGGGCTTACAGTATTCAGGGTCCGATGATTGGTTCAATAGCAAATGCAGCAAGATATGTTTGACTCAGTCAGCATGGTCTTCTCTGTTACCTACCAACTTGATAACCAAGATACCCGGTAGTGGCTTTATGCAGTCTTTTTTTGAGGAGGACTCAAAGTATGCTCAAGAAACCATCCTTCAGCTAACAGTAGATCAATCTCGTGGTATAATCTATTCGCTATCTTCGAAATCGAATGTGAAGGCTTACTTAATCAATGGAAACTCTCTAGAAGGACCAATGTCTATTGAACCTGCATATATCAGACGGATTATTGGGACTACCACAGCAAGAGGTGCTGCAATTCTAGGAccaaagttcttgaagatttctcGAATCGTTCCAGTGACACAACAGGAAAATCATAATTTGTTCTTCGTGGCGATTACAATTGGCGGAGTCCGTCTTTACTTCAATGGGTCTCTTGGAAGGTCAGGAATAGAAGCCCTAAGGCTGGAGTCCATTAAGTTTCCCCCAAGTTCTGTGACTCCTGAAGTTATTCAGCAGGAACTGCAAAGTCAACAACTCGAACAGCAAAAGAAGGGGCTCAGATTCTATTCAAACCTAAACACTTCAGAGTCAGTCCTGctaaaatttcaaaagaaatCATCTGTATTGCTAGAGACTACCAGTGCAAGTACTATCATTTCACCCGGTGTATTCTTCTCTGCTATAGCGAAGGCGCCTCCTGCGCAGGACAAACAGAACGGCTTGAATGTGAATTCCTCTCAGACCCTCAACCAAGCGACCCAGCACAAACTTTATGTCAGTGTGCCGGATTACGGtatcttgaagaaccaCGGAAGATACATAGAGAATTGTACTCTGTTAGACACCACTGGCACTATTAAACAGATAGCTACTCTGACGCCCACTTTTAATGCTACCCAAAAGCCAGAGGGCTACGCCAATCAATTTGCCACGCAGTATAATGCTGAAAATATGAGAGTCGCTGTCTTGACAAACAACGCCCTTGAAATATATCGTTACCGCACTCCCGATGAAGTTTTCGAATCACTGATTGACAATCCCCTACCGTTTTTGATCAACTATGGTGTACCTGAAGCCTGCTCAACCGCATTGTTTGTCACCTGTAAACTTAACAAATCCGAGATGTTAAGGTCGGCTGCCTTGACATTCTTTACCGTGGGTATCCCAGGAATTATCGACATCAAACCAAAGTACAACAAGTACATGGTATCAACCGTCTCATCTCTCTTTAAGAAACCCTCCATTGAGGCAACACCTAGAAAGACTCTCTCAGGTGCTTTGCAAGATGCCTCAACTACTGCAACTTCTTTGGTTGCCGATCCAAGGGCCAACTTCAGCCTTGACGATGTCACATTGTCTCCTAGGTTTTACGGTATCGCACTACTAATAACAAGACTATTCAGAGATATATGGGGCAAGCAAATATTCCTCAACAACGACGAAGTTAACTCAAAGGCCACTACAAAGGACAAGAACCTAATTACTGGAATCTCAATTTCTAAATCAGATGTTGAATACTACCTATCTTCGATCACCATCTTGAATGAGTTCTTCAGTACCTACGGCAGTTCCCTAACCGTGGTGTACCCTCTTTCAAGCTCTGAGTTAGGTGGAAAATCGGTTGATAAATCGGAGGAAGTTGCTAACCAGGCAGAAAACATTGCCATCAACTCATTAATAAAGCTCATCCAATCCATCATGGAGGCGTTGTCCTTTTTGAATGTCCTAtatgaagaaagtgaagtGGAAGGGTTCGAACAACAGTATATCGCATTTGAGGACATTATCAAGTTCTTGACTCGTGAAGTTCAAACAGACTTGacgaaattgaaattcaaagacCTCTTTGCGCCTAATGAAGATACAAGAGTATTGGTAAGAGAGATTTTATCTTCGATCATCAACAGGAACATTACAAGAGGTGCCTCAATCGAATATACGGCTACTGCATTGCAAGAACGTTGCGGTTCATTTTGCTCCAGTAGTGATATTTTAGGATTTAGGGCCATTGAGCATTTGAGAAAGGCAAAGGAGATTGGGTTAAGGGATTATGAAACTTTGAGATATCATCTTAACAATGCCATCAAGTTATTTGAACGAATAGTCGATGATCTTTCCTTTGATAAGTTAAAGGAGGCCGTCTCCATCATGTTGGAGCTGAATTACTTCCCCAAGACGATTGGCTTCCTTCTCAACATCGCAAACGCTGTTGACAAGGCCAAATTAGCTTATCAATATGTTGCTGACGGTTGTTTGGAACATGATGGCAGAAAAGTTTATTACGATAAGCGTTTGGTCGTGTACGATTTAGTCTTCGAAACTCTGGTGATGGTTGACAATCTAGCCGCCAAAGAAACGTCCAACGTCAGCGGAAACCTCTCAGTTGCCAACGAAATGTCTGCTTTACGTGAAGAAAGCTATTCAGTGGCGCTAACATATGATGATAAGCTATTCCACTACAAATTGTACGATTGGCTCGTCTCTCAAAAATGTGAGGATAAGCTTCTACAACTTGACACTGAATTTGTTCTACCATACTTAAGAGAAAAATCGAAGAGCTCACTGGAGATTTCCAACTTGCTATGGGTGTACCTGTCAAAAAGATCCAAGTTTTTTGAGGCAGCGGAGATTCTTTACTCGTTGGCAGGTTCTGATTTTAAACTGAAACTGGGGGAAAGAATTGAATGCCTATCAAGAGCAAACGGTTTCTGCAACGGTGTATGTGCACCAAGCCACAAGCAGCGTATGGTGCAACTAGCCACTatgattcaagaaatctttgacGTTGCAGCAGTTCAGGATGATCTTTTATCCTTGGTTGCTACTGATAATAGAATTGACTCTACTACTAAGGTAGATTTGATGAACCAATTAGACGGCAAAGTACTACCTGTGAGTGACCTGTTCAATGATTTTGCTGTTCCACTAGGATACTACGAAGTCTGTCTTGTCATTTTTAAGGTATCTGACTTCAGGAACcaggaagagatcaaagctAAATGGGATGAACTTTTCgaatcattgaagaaagagctgaATGGCGGCAACAAACTTGACGAATCCACgaacttcatcaacctGTTATCCAATGTCGTAATCAAGGTCGGTAAGCAAATTCACACATCAGAGTTTGTCTTTCCAATATCTGACTTATTCACTACCATTAGCAACCTGTTCTACGAAGCTCTACCTCAGGATCACATTCAAAAGGGTTCCATCGCGTCTATCTTTCTATCAGCTGGCGTACCATACGGCAAACTGTACTATATCCTTAAAGATCTAATAGAGACCTCCGACTCGCCATACACTTTATATAAGAGTGAAATGGTATGGCTACTCAAGGAATGGTACAAGTGTGATAGAAAAATCAGAGACATCATAACCTATGACGAAGTGTCCGATTTAGATGACTACAACATCGACACAGACCCGGTCGAAAAGTACATGAAGAGGACTGGCAATAGCATTTAG
- the ATG8 gene encoding ubiquitin-like protein ATG8 (similar to Saccharomyces cerevisiae ATG8 (YBL078C); ancestral locus Anc_7.400) — protein sequence MKSTFKSEYPFEKRKAESERISQKFSNRIPVICEKAEKSDIPEIDKRKYLVPADLTVGQFVYVIRKRIMLPPEKAIFIFVNDTLPPTAALMSAIYQEHKDKDGFLYVTYSGENTFGSL from the coding sequence ATGAAGTCTACGTTCAAGTCTGAGTACCCCTTTGAGAAGCGGAAGGCTGAATCGGAAAGGATTTCTCAAAAGTTTTCGAATCGGATCCCAGTGATCTGTGAGAAGGCTGAGAAGTCTGATATACCTGAAATCGACAAGAGAAAGTATTTGGTTCCAGCCGATTTGACTGTGGGACAGTTTGTGTATGTGATTCGCAAGAGGATAATGCTACCACCGGAGAAGGcaatcttcatctttgtGAACGACACACTACCTCCAACGGCAGCTTTGATGAGTGCTATTTACCAGGAGCATAAGGACAAGGACGGGTTCCTCTATGTGACTTACTCTGGTGAAAATACGTTTGGAAGTTTGTGA
- the RTT105 gene encoding Rtt105p (similar to Saccharomyces cerevisiae RTT105 (YER104W); ancestral locus Anc_7.399), translating to MSHDLHSSPATEPSWPPSPTTPNLVESGRRSETPLRWATSWTDDERDKSQESITETIIRTRRDKHKTSFPSYTASPTKSRLEDQYRHMKGLRDNKRNGKASQQRGGLDKMESFVMNSELTQELQRLSLQAEEYTISPDLAEEIEQQQQEDLEDDALIDYINLRDQLDQELDSMIAELSLN from the coding sequence ATGAGCCATGATTTGCACTCTTCTCCCGCCACAGAACCTAGTTGGCCACCTTCACCAACGACTCCCAACTTGGTCGAGagtggaagaagatcagAAACTCCCCTACGATGGGCAACCTCTTGGACAGACGACGAAAGAGACAAAAGTCAGGAATCGATCACAGAGACCATTATTAGAACTCGCAGGGATAAGCATAAGACTTCATTCCCATCTTACACGGCTTCGCCCACTAAATCACGTCTCGAGGACCAATACAGACATATGAAGGGCCTCAGAGACAACAAGAGAAATGGAAAAGCATCTCAGCAGAGAGGAGGACTCGATAAGATGGAATCATTCGTGATGAATAGCGAACTAACGCAAGAATTACAAAGACTCTCATTGCAGGCCGAGGAATACACAATTTCCCCAGATTTAGcggaagaaattgagcagcagcagcaggAAGACTTGGAGGACGACGCCCTCATCGACTACATCAACCTTCGTGACCAATTGGACCAGGAATTAGACTCGATGATAGCAGAATTATCGTTGAATTAG